From the genome of Leptotrichia trevisanii DSM 22070, one region includes:
- the gatA gene encoding Asp-tRNA(Asn)/Glu-tRNA(Gln) amidotransferase subunit GatA: protein MNLYKKTASELAEMIKNKEITSEEVTRNFLDRIKTVEDRVGAFSNIFEEKALEQARKIDEENNEEGRKNYENTGLFGVPVALKDNIVSKGDLTTAASQILKNYVGVYDATVVKKLKEAGVVLVGKANMDEFAMGSSNENSSIKSVSNPWDLARVPGGSSGGSAAAVAAGEVPVALGTDTGGSIRQPASLTGTVGIKPTYGRVSRYGLMAFGSSLDQIGALAKSSQDLARVMQIISGYDENDPTTADVEVPDYVSLLEKDIKGLKIGLPKEYFSDELDKSIKEVVDKTVETLKKLGAEVKEVSLPYTKYAISTYYIISSAEAASNLSRYDGVRYGVRKSDENIEEMYVKSRTEGFGDEVKRRIMIGNYVLSSGFYDAYYKKASQVRRLIRDDFLRVLSEVDLILTPVSPTTAFKKGEKVTDPVQMYLGDIFTVSINMAGLPAISVPGGFINGLPVGIQLIGNYFREDLLFNVTNKFEKERGEIEYPEL, encoded by the coding sequence ATGAATTTATACAAAAAAACGGCTAGTGAACTGGCTGAAATGATAAAAAATAAAGAGATTACCTCAGAAGAAGTTACAAGAAATTTTTTAGATAGAATAAAAACAGTTGAAGATAGGGTTGGGGCTTTTTCTAATATTTTTGAGGAGAAGGCATTGGAACAGGCTCGAAAAATTGATGAAGAAAATAATGAAGAAGGAAGAAAAAATTATGAAAATACAGGACTTTTTGGAGTGCCTGTGGCGTTGAAGGATAATATTGTTTCAAAAGGGGATTTGACAACGGCGGCTTCGCAAATTTTGAAAAATTATGTGGGAGTTTATGATGCAACTGTTGTGAAAAAGTTGAAGGAAGCTGGAGTAGTGCTGGTTGGGAAGGCTAATATGGATGAATTTGCGATGGGGTCTTCAAATGAAAATTCTTCGATAAAATCAGTTTCTAACCCTTGGGATTTGGCAAGAGTGCCAGGAGGAAGCAGTGGGGGATCGGCTGCTGCGGTTGCGGCTGGTGAAGTGCCTGTGGCTTTGGGAACAGATACAGGGGGAAGTATTAGACAGCCTGCGAGCTTGACTGGAACTGTGGGAATAAAGCCAACTTATGGAAGAGTTTCGAGATATGGGCTTATGGCATTTGGTTCTTCGCTGGATCAGATTGGGGCTTTGGCAAAAAGTTCGCAAGATTTAGCAAGAGTTATGCAGATAATTTCTGGATATGATGAAAATGATCCGACAACTGCAGATGTGGAAGTGCCAGATTATGTATCTTTGCTTGAAAAAGATATAAAAGGATTAAAAATTGGGCTTCCAAAAGAATATTTTTCAGATGAACTGGATAAGTCGATAAAGGAAGTTGTGGATAAAACTGTGGAAACATTGAAAAAACTTGGAGCGGAAGTGAAGGAAGTATCGTTGCCTTACACAAAATACGCAATTTCCACTTATTATATAATTTCATCAGCTGAAGCAGCTTCAAACTTGTCAAGATATGACGGAGTGAGATATGGAGTTAGAAAAAGTGATGAAAATATTGAAGAAATGTATGTAAAATCACGAACAGAAGGTTTTGGAGATGAAGTAAAACGTAGAATTATGATTGGAAATTACGTGTTAAGTTCTGGATTTTATGATGCTTATTATAAAAAGGCTTCACAAGTTAGAAGATTAATAAGAGATGATTTTTTGCGAGTTCTTTCAGAAGTTGATTTAATTTTGACACCAGTTTCTCCAACAACAGCGTTTAAAAAAGGTGAAAAAGTTACTGATCCAGTTCAGATGTATTTGGGAGATATTTTTACTGTATCAATAAATATGGCTGGATTGCCTGCAATTTCGGTACCAGGTGGTTTTATAAATGGACTTCCTGTGGGAATACAGCTGATTGGAAATTACTTTAGAGAAGATTTGCTGTTCAATGTGACGAATAAATTTGAGAAGGAACGTGGAGAGATAGAATATCCTGAGTTGTAA
- the priA gene encoding replication restart helicase PriA, which yields MYYYEIYVENNQGIYTYKSEEKYEIGQWCIVNFINKDKMGLIVATVNENQIQFDISKVKKIKDVAPVLSIPNDIMQLIRWIKNYYISDYYNVIKAVYPGALKLNYSKKAIFQREFSENNETLEMGKIEEIKKFNEYMKKRHEVTVATLKKNFSSEIVEKAVNEKVISIEKRVILNSKISKKEKEKSEIVEKEIVLNAEQQKAVDTIKNSEKQIFLLKGITGSGKTEIYINLIKEALKQGFGSIFLVPEISLTVQMIQRLEEEFHNEVAILHSKLMDKEKREEWTFIRNGEKKIVIGARSAVFAPVQNLKYIIVDEEHENTYKQENNPRYHVKNVAIKRAFLQNDNLEEAEIVKSEKIKVILGSATPSFETYYQAQQGDIELIELTKRYKNAKLPKFEIVDLNETTENFSEELLDKISQTLQKNEQVILILNRKAFSNLLKCKDCGNIPTCPNCSISLNYYKYDNRLKCHYCGYEKRFDNTCDECGGHKMRQIGAGTEKIEEELAAAFPSARIVRVDSESIKTKQNYEKAYNDFKNHKYDIMLGTQIIAKGLHFSNVTLVGIINADIILNFPDFRASEKTFQLLTQASGRAGRGEKDGEVIIQTFNGENDVIKKTIESDYEGYYKNEMIMRKMLNYPPFGRIVILVISATEENLVTEKAKILREEIIRNVNAAMNLTQNDFISDAFKSPIYKINGRYRYQIFFKFERENILKIKKIIKKCVGKFREREKKVRVTIDVDPVNMM from the coding sequence ATGTATTATTATGAAATTTATGTGGAGAATAATCAGGGGATATACACGTATAAATCGGAAGAGAAGTATGAAATTGGGCAATGGTGCATTGTTAATTTTATAAATAAGGATAAAATGGGGCTTATTGTAGCGACAGTCAATGAAAATCAGATTCAGTTTGATATTTCAAAAGTGAAAAAAATTAAGGATGTTGCCCCAGTTTTGTCTATTCCAAATGATATTATGCAGCTTATAAGGTGGATAAAAAATTATTACATAAGTGATTATTACAACGTAATAAAAGCAGTTTATCCAGGAGCATTGAAGTTAAATTATTCCAAAAAAGCCATTTTCCAAAGGGAATTTTCAGAAAATAATGAAACTTTGGAAATGGGCAAAATTGAGGAAATAAAAAAATTTAATGAATATATGAAAAAACGTCATGAAGTTACCGTTGCAACTTTGAAAAAGAATTTTTCCAGCGAAATTGTGGAAAAAGCTGTAAATGAAAAGGTTATTTCCATTGAAAAGAGAGTGATTTTAAATTCTAAAATTTCAAAAAAGGAAAAGGAAAAAAGTGAAATTGTAGAAAAGGAAATTGTTTTGAATGCTGAACAGCAGAAGGCTGTGGATACGATAAAAAATAGTGAAAAACAGATTTTTCTGTTAAAAGGGATAACTGGCTCAGGGAAGACGGAAATTTATATTAATTTGATAAAGGAAGCCTTGAAACAAGGGTTTGGGAGTATCTTTCTAGTGCCTGAAATTTCGCTTACAGTTCAGATGATACAAAGGCTTGAGGAGGAATTTCACAATGAAGTGGCTATTCTTCATAGTAAACTTATGGACAAGGAAAAGAGGGAAGAGTGGACTTTCATACGAAATGGCGAAAAAAAAATTGTGATTGGAGCAAGATCGGCGGTTTTTGCACCTGTTCAGAACTTGAAATATATTATTGTGGATGAGGAGCATGAAAATACGTATAAGCAGGAGAATAACCCACGTTATCACGTAAAAAATGTGGCGATAAAAAGGGCATTTTTGCAAAACGATAATTTGGAAGAAGCTGAAATTGTAAAAAGTGAAAAGATAAAAGTGATTCTAGGCTCGGCAACACCGTCTTTTGAAACGTATTATCAGGCACAGCAGGGAGATATTGAATTAATTGAGCTTACGAAACGGTACAAAAATGCGAAGTTGCCAAAATTTGAAATTGTGGATTTGAATGAAACAACAGAAAATTTTTCGGAAGAACTGCTGGATAAGATTTCGCAGACATTGCAAAAAAATGAGCAGGTTATCTTGATTTTGAATAGAAAGGCATTTTCAAACTTGCTGAAATGCAAGGATTGTGGAAATATTCCAACTTGTCCTAATTGTAGCATTTCCTTAAACTACTACAAATATGACAATCGCCTCAAATGCCATTACTGCGGCTATGAAAAACGTTTTGACAACACGTGTGATGAATGTGGCGGACATAAAATGAGACAAATTGGGGCTGGAACTGAAAAAATTGAGGAAGAACTGGCGGCGGCGTTTCCATCGGCAAGAATAGTGAGAGTGGACTCTGAAAGCATAAAGACAAAGCAAAATTATGAAAAAGCCTACAATGATTTTAAAAATCACAAATATGACATAATGCTCGGAACACAGATTATCGCAAAGGGACTGCATTTTTCAAACGTAACATTAGTTGGAATAATTAATGCTGATATAATCTTAAATTTTCCAGACTTTCGGGCCTCAGAAAAGACTTTTCAGTTGCTGACACAGGCTTCAGGGCGTGCAGGACGTGGAGAAAAGGATGGCGAAGTGATTATTCAGACTTTTAATGGCGAAAATGATGTAATAAAAAAAACAATTGAAAGTGATTATGAAGGATACTACAAAAATGAGATGATTATGCGAAAAATGTTGAATTATCCGCCTTTTGGACGAATTGTAATTTTGGTAATTTCGGCAACGGAGGAAAATCTGGTAACAGAAAAAGCTAAAATTTTACGTGAAGAAATTATAAGAAATGTAAATGCAGCTATGAATTTAACTCAAAATGATTTTATTTCAGATGCTTTCAAATCTCCGATTTACAAAATAAACGGAAGATACCGATACCAGATATTTTTTAAATTTGAAAGAGAAAATATCTTGAAAATCAAAAAAATTATAAAAAAATGTGTGGGCAAATTTCGGGAAAGAGAAAAAAAAGTTAGGGTTACGATTGATGTAGATCCTGTAAATATGATGTGA
- a CDS encoding pseudouridine synthase, with product MRLNKFIAETGFCSRRKADDLINEGRVTVNKHEAIIGMDVKPEDVVRIDGERVRLNTRYEYYILNKPKRVLCSNEDKFGRKLAVDFIKSRARLFTYGRLDFMTEGLIIISNDGDIYNHVMHPRKKLYKSYIAKVSRELEDKDIEALQYGVVIDGKRTAPAKVKKIDKKELRIAIFEGRNRQIRKMLETLGYTVNSLKRIKVGELTLGHLQVGEYRALNEDEIKYLKNL from the coding sequence ATGAGATTAAATAAATTTATAGCTGAAACGGGATTTTGTTCACGTAGGAAGGCTGATGATCTAATAAATGAAGGAAGAGTTACAGTAAATAAGCATGAAGCAATTATCGGGATGGATGTGAAGCCTGAGGATGTTGTCAGAATTGACGGAGAAAGAGTAAGACTTAACACAAGATACGAATATTATATTCTGAATAAGCCAAAAAGAGTGCTTTGTTCAAATGAGGACAAATTCGGGCGTAAACTTGCAGTGGACTTTATAAAATCACGTGCCAGACTTTTTACTTACGGAAGGCTGGACTTTATGACGGAAGGGTTAATCATAATCAGTAATGATGGGGATATATACAATCACGTAATGCACCCACGAAAAAAATTATACAAAAGCTACATTGCAAAAGTGAGCCGTGAACTTGAAGATAAGGATATTGAAGCACTGCAGTATGGAGTTGTGATTGATGGAAAAAGGACTGCACCTGCGAAAGTTAAGAAAATTGACAAAAAGGAACTTAGAATTGCGATTTTTGAGGGAAGAAACAGACAGATAAGAAAAATGCTGGAAACATTGGGATACACGGTTAATTCATTGAAACGGATTAAAGTGGGAGAACTTACGCTTGGACATTTGCAAGTGGGAGAATATCGTGCCTTGAATGAAGATGAAATCAAATATCTGAAAAATTTATAA
- the gatC gene encoding Asp-tRNA(Asn)/Glu-tRNA(Gln) amidotransferase subunit GatC produces the protein MLSKEDVLKIAALSKLEFSESEIEKFRVDLNKIFEHMEELNGVDTTDVEPLFNVLDLKDKLREDKVRDAGIKKEILENSPNKDEEFIIVPKVVGENADN, from the coding sequence ATGTTAAGCAAAGAAGATGTTTTAAAAATAGCAGCACTTTCTAAATTGGAATTTTCAGAAAGTGAAATTGAAAAATTTAGGGTGGATTTGAATAAAATATTTGAGCATATGGAAGAGTTGAATGGGGTTGATACTACTGATGTGGAGCCGCTTTTTAATGTGCTGGACTTAAAAGATAAATTGAGAGAAGATAAAGTTAGGGATGCTGGAATTAAGAAGGAAATTTTAGAAAATTCGCCGAATAAGGACGAGGAATTTATAATTGTACCAAAAGTTGTTGGAGAAAATGCGGATAATTAG
- a CDS encoding DUF4253 domain-containing protein, translating to MLGNVDLFADKIKCDYEKVNEDSGITEVVKRYFELLEEGKKEGFIPVFVEVKDYFNEEFPEFEEYKRTRDEILENYKKVDCAQWFKERKQEYIENEYLDEEYEFSDDNDYLDYFKNFNEDKTLYLNSIFDIETGKIRENVGLFKVPADKVYEIPGWFLFGGFNECPLPEEIIVISKYWYEKYDARIVAITGSEMEFYLEKFPKKQKEAEELAIEQFLVSGDLVFQIYDGLEELSKELYKAKNWYFWWD from the coding sequence ATGTTGGGAAATGTAGATTTATTTGCAGATAAAATAAAATGTGATTATGAAAAAGTTAATGAAGATAGTGGAATAACAGAAGTTGTAAAAAGATATTTTGAGCTATTGGAAGAAGGTAAAAAAGAAGGTTTTATCCCTGTTTTTGTTGAGGTAAAAGATTATTTCAATGAAGAATTTCCTGAATTTGAGGAATACAAAAGAACAAGAGATGAAATTTTAGAAAATTATAAAAAAGTAGACTGTGCTCAGTGGTTTAAAGAAAGAAAACAGGAGTATATAGAAAATGAGTATCTGGATGAGGAATATGAATTTTCTGATGACAACGATTACTTAGATTATTTTAAAAATTTCAATGAAGATAAAACTTTATATTTAAATTCAATATTTGACATAGAAACTGGAAAAATAAGGGAAAATGTAGGATTATTTAAAGTTCCAGCAGATAAAGTTTATGAAATTCCAGGATGGTTTTTATTTGGTGGTTTTAATGAATGTCCTTTGCCAGAAGAAATCATAGTTATCAGTAAATATTGGTATGAAAAATATGATGCACGAATTGTTGCGATAACTGGTTCTGAAATGGAATTTTATTTGGAGAAATTCCCAAAAAAACAAAAAGAGGCTGAAGAATTAGCAATAGAGCAGTTTTTAGTTAGTGGGGATTTAGTTTTTCAAATTTATGATGGATTGGAGGAACTTTCAAAAGAGTTATACAAAGCTAAAAATTGGTATTTTTGGTGGGATTAG
- a CDS encoding DpnD/PcfM family protein: MKKFKIIIEEHVSEEFEVEAENIEEAFNIAEKKYYSGEFVLEPGNVSYKLMSGETVDRKESIEWIEF, translated from the coding sequence ATGAAAAAATTTAAAATAATAATAGAAGAACATGTTTCAGAAGAATTTGAAGTTGAAGCAGAAAATATCGAAGAAGCATTTAATATTGCAGAGAAAAAATATTATAGTGGAGAATTTGTACTTGAACCAGGAAATGTTTCATATAAACTTATGTCTGGAGAAACAGTTGACAGAAAAGAAAGTATAGAATGGATTGAATTTTAA
- the uppS gene encoding polyprenyl diphosphate synthase, producing the protein MDRDELVIPKHIAIIMDGNGRWAKERGKIRLEGHRAGANSLEKILKYTGSIGVKYLTVYAFSTENWKRPKKEVNGLMDLFAKYLDKEKKNLKKQGVRLLVTGAKENISQKLLKKIEETENYLADCDKIIFNIAFNYGGRREIVDAVNKVLQTKFMDKSGRTAEGQFDNENNGLNVTEKVVNGFVDKKESLENMKITEEEFSKFMYRPEVPDPELVIRTSGEFRISNFLLWEIAYSEFYITDVYWPDFDEKELDKAILSFNKRDRRYGGLNVK; encoded by the coding sequence ATGGATAGAGATGAATTGGTGATTCCTAAGCACATTGCTATTATTATGGATGGAAATGGACGTTGGGCTAAGGAGCGTGGAAAGATTCGGCTGGAAGGGCATAGGGCTGGGGCTAACAGTCTTGAAAAGATATTGAAATATACTGGGAGTATTGGCGTGAAATACTTGACTGTGTATGCGTTTTCGACTGAAAATTGGAAGAGGCCTAAAAAGGAAGTAAATGGACTGATGGACTTGTTTGCAAAGTATTTGGATAAAGAGAAGAAAAATTTGAAAAAACAAGGCGTTAGATTGCTTGTTACAGGGGCAAAGGAAAATATTTCACAAAAATTATTAAAGAAAATTGAAGAAACTGAAAATTATCTGGCAGATTGTGATAAGATTATTTTTAATATAGCATTTAATTATGGCGGGCGCCGAGAAATTGTTGATGCCGTGAACAAGGTTTTGCAGACTAAGTTTATGGACAAATCAGGCAGAACAGCAGAAGGGCAGTTTGATAATGAAAATAACGGGCTGAATGTTACGGAAAAAGTGGTAAATGGGTTTGTAGATAAGAAGGAAAGTTTGGAAAATATGAAAATTACGGAAGAAGAGTTTTCCAAATTCATGTACCGTCCAGAAGTTCCAGATCCAGAGCTTGTGATTAGAACAAGTGGCGAGTTTAGGATAAGTAATTTTCTGCTTTGGGAAATTGCCTATTCGGAGTTTTACATAACAGATGTTTACTGGCCTGACTTTGATGAAAAAGAATTAGATAAAGCGATTTTATCCTTTAATAAAAGGGATAGAAGATACGGAGGACTGAATGTTAAGTAG
- a CDS encoding HAD-IB family phosphatase produces the protein MESNKKSIFLIDFDITISKKDSTDVLLEAHQPEFKKELRKRYRAGEFSIREFIKNGLGSLNITKEQYIKTLQKNVPIDETFINFAKSGIKFKIVSAGARLNVQGTLSKYGINLPDSEVISNDLKFSGTDKNEITVENPFLDKEGYYGVDKKEAVESYQKQGYTTYFVGDGPSDYKALEVADFAFVRKGTRAVKFCEENGIEFFEFGDFDEILKWVENNKKF, from the coding sequence TTGGAAAGTAATAAAAAATCAATATTTTTAATAGATTTTGACATAACAATCAGCAAAAAGGACTCAACAGACGTCTTACTTGAAGCACACCAGCCTGAATTTAAAAAAGAACTGCGAAAAAGATACAGAGCCGGAGAGTTTTCCATAAGAGAATTTATAAAAAATGGGCTAGGTTCCCTAAATATAACAAAAGAGCAGTATATTAAGACTTTGCAGAAAAATGTGCCAATCGACGAAACTTTTATAAATTTTGCAAAAAGTGGAATTAAATTTAAAATTGTGAGTGCAGGTGCAAGGCTGAATGTGCAGGGAACTCTGTCAAAATATGGAATAAACTTGCCAGACAGCGAAGTTATCTCGAATGATTTAAAATTTAGTGGAACTGATAAAAATGAAATTACTGTAGAAAATCCATTTTTAGACAAGGAAGGCTATTACGGCGTTGACAAGAAAGAAGCTGTGGAAAGTTATCAGAAGCAGGGCTACACAACTTATTTTGTAGGCGATGGGCCCTCTGATTACAAGGCATTGGAAGTGGCTGATTTTGCTTTTGTGAGAAAAGGGACTAGGGCAGTTAAGTTTTGTGAAGAGAATGGAATTGAGTTTTTTGAATTTGGGGATTTTGACGAGATTTTGAAGTGGGTAGAAAATAATAAGAAATTTTAA
- a CDS encoding penicillin-binding transpeptidase domain-containing protein, protein MKKGKKKSSIIDRAKSNMEENRKKQKLQKIFKKLFKYFNTFNGRFVLIFLFTVIGFAALIGRVYYLQTKGGQKIREDSEKKYSYKTYKKAKRGKISTSDGQVLAYDNEDYFVILDPTLIDEENIDTLLEMLKRYIESLDIQKYKLEYLEKKKAGRQYLKIENKISYRTKIEIESEIDNDKNEAIKRKKEKYKRRFKGIVFETVFTRNYVQNDAFQETLGFVNNENKGVYGIEKYYDKQLAGEMGVEPRLRIPKPFLEIVKVKNKNEAKTAVEGNNLVLTLDSVMQYNLDEELQKAFVDNNASAAMGIMIEVETGKILAMSSYPKAEDKATIKNRTITDFFEPGSIFKPITVAIGLDSKTINENTKIYSAGSIKVYDTIVRDHDSSTIGTLGLADIVAHSGNVAMVKIQNDINKNTFYRYLVDVGLGGKTDIDTYFESMQKLREFKTLKDEVRRANIAFGQGIAVTQIQMIMALNTVINNGKLMKPYLVDRIEDTKGNIVKQNKPDMIKKVFSDEASRLNRKYMEASVNRGTGGGAYIPGYRVGGKTGTAQKAGKEGYKNSHVSSFFAFFPADKPKYAILITISEPKGGKYYGAEVALPSVRRVLEKLIEYKRIQPNGKVKTPDKNIIGFVQQEKKKDLGKIKQDFEKNIMPDLTGISLREFLSIYPQGKFAQYEITGSGAVVSQFPEKGTKLDRQTKIQIMLE, encoded by the coding sequence ATGAAAAAGGGTAAGAAAAAAAGTAGTATTATTGACAGAGCAAAGTCAAATATGGAAGAAAATAGAAAAAAGCAGAAGTTACAAAAAATTTTTAAAAAGCTGTTTAAATATTTTAACACATTTAATGGACGGTTTGTATTGATATTTCTTTTTACAGTTATAGGATTTGCAGCGTTAATTGGAAGGGTTTACTATTTACAGACAAAAGGTGGGCAGAAGATAAGAGAAGATTCAGAAAAAAAGTATTCCTACAAAACCTATAAAAAGGCTAAAAGAGGTAAAATCTCCACGAGCGACGGGCAAGTTCTGGCATATGACAATGAGGACTATTTTGTTATACTTGATCCGACTTTGATTGATGAGGAAAATATTGATACACTGCTGGAAATGTTAAAAAGATATATCGAGTCCTTGGATATTCAAAAATATAAACTTGAATATCTGGAAAAAAAGAAGGCTGGCAGACAGTATTTAAAAATAGAAAATAAGATTTCCTACAGGACAAAAATCGAAATAGAATCAGAAATTGACAATGATAAAAATGAGGCAATAAAGCGTAAAAAGGAAAAATATAAAAGACGGTTTAAAGGGATAGTCTTTGAAACGGTTTTTACAAGAAATTATGTGCAAAATGATGCTTTTCAGGAAACACTTGGGTTTGTAAATAATGAAAATAAAGGTGTTTACGGGATTGAAAAATATTATGATAAACAGCTTGCAGGAGAAATGGGAGTTGAGCCACGGCTTAGAATACCAAAGCCATTTTTGGAAATTGTAAAAGTGAAAAATAAAAATGAAGCAAAAACAGCTGTTGAAGGAAATAATCTTGTACTTACACTTGACAGTGTTATGCAGTATAATCTTGATGAGGAACTTCAAAAGGCGTTTGTAGATAATAATGCGAGTGCAGCAATGGGAATTATGATAGAAGTGGAAACTGGAAAGATACTGGCAATGTCGTCGTATCCAAAGGCGGAAGACAAGGCGACTATAAAAAATAGGACAATCACTGATTTTTTTGAGCCAGGATCAATATTTAAGCCTATAACAGTTGCAATAGGGCTGGATTCAAAAACAATTAATGAAAATACAAAAATATATTCAGCAGGTTCAATAAAAGTATACGATACAATAGTAAGGGATCATGACAGTTCAACAATTGGGACTTTAGGTTTGGCAGATATAGTTGCACATTCTGGAAATGTAGCGATGGTAAAAATACAGAATGATATTAATAAAAATACTTTTTACCGTTATTTAGTAGATGTTGGATTAGGCGGAAAAACAGACATAGATACGTATTTTGAATCAATGCAGAAACTTCGTGAGTTTAAAACTTTGAAGGATGAAGTAAGAAGGGCTAATATAGCTTTTGGACAGGGGATTGCAGTAACACAGATTCAAATGATAATGGCATTAAATACAGTCATTAACAATGGTAAGTTAATGAAACCTTATCTGGTAGACAGGATAGAAGACACCAAAGGGAATATAGTGAAACAGAATAAGCCCGATATGATAAAAAAAGTATTTAGTGATGAAGCCTCAAGATTAAATAGAAAGTATATGGAAGCAAGTGTAAATCGTGGAACTGGTGGAGGGGCATATATACCAGGCTACCGTGTTGGTGGGAAAACAGGAACTGCTCAGAAAGCGGGAAAGGAAGGATATAAAAATAGCCATGTCAGTTCATTTTTTGCATTTTTTCCAGCAGATAAGCCTAAATACGCTATATTGATAACTATCAGTGAACCTAAAGGTGGAAAATATTATGGAGCAGAAGTTGCCTTGCCATCAGTAAGAAGAGTATTGGAAAAATTAATTGAGTATAAGAGAATACAGCCAAATGGAAAGGTTAAAACTCCTGATAAGAACATTATTGGGTTTGTGCAGCAGGAAAAGAAAAAGGATTTAGGGAAGATAAAGCAGGATTTTGAGAAAAATATTATGCCTGATTTAACTGGAATTAGTCTGAGAGAGTTTTTGTCAATTTATCCGCAAGGGAAGTTTGCTCAATATGAAATTACTGGAAGCGGGGCAGTTGTGTCGCAGTTTCCTGAAAAAGGGACTAAATTGGATAGACAGACGAAGATACAGATAATGCTGGAATAA
- the gatB gene encoding Asp-tRNA(Asn)/Glu-tRNA(Gln) amidotransferase subunit GatB encodes MSMEYETVIGLEVHCQLKTNTKVWCSCDADYDNKEPNTAVCPICTGQPGALPKLNEKVLDYAIKAALALGCEINRESYFDRKNYFYPDSPKNYQITQFFKPYAENGVLEITTNSGKEASVGIERIQIEEDTAKSIHTASETLLNYNRASVPLIEIISKPEIKNAEEAYAYLNTLKDRLKYTKVSDVSMELGSLRCDANVSVRKKGETKLGTRTETKNLNSFKAVVKAIEYETNRQIEVLESGGRVVQETRLWDEENAVTKPMRSKEEAMDYRYFPEPDLPAIIITESRLSNVKDEMPEFADEKAKRFINEYKLNEMEAATLSSEQELAEYYEQVVKVSDDARLAANWVLTEILRVLKEKNISIEEFSVEPENIGKLIKLIKANTISSKIAKDVFEILLSENKDPEIIVKEKGLVQITDNSEIEKIVEQVLAENPQSVEDYKAGKSNALKYLMGQSMRLSKGKANPQMINEMILARLEG; translated from the coding sequence ATGAGTATGGAATATGAAACAGTCATCGGACTGGAAGTGCATTGTCAATTGAAAACGAATACGAAAGTATGGTGTTCTTGTGATGCGGATTATGATAATAAAGAGCCTAATACTGCGGTATGTCCTATTTGTACAGGGCAGCCAGGGGCTTTGCCGAAGTTGAATGAGAAAGTATTGGATTATGCGATAAAGGCGGCACTTGCACTTGGGTGTGAGATAAACAGGGAGAGTTATTTTGATAGAAAAAATTATTTTTATCCTGATTCGCCAAAAAATTATCAGATTACACAGTTTTTTAAGCCTTATGCTGAAAATGGAGTTTTGGAAATTACGACAAATAGTGGAAAAGAGGCAAGTGTCGGGATTGAGAGAATACAGATTGAGGAAGATACGGCGAAAAGTATTCATACGGCTTCTGAAACTTTACTGAATTATAACAGAGCCTCTGTGCCGTTAATTGAGATTATTTCAAAGCCTGAGATAAAAAATGCCGAGGAAGCGTATGCTTATTTGAATACATTGAAGGATAGGCTGAAATATACGAAAGTCAGTGATGTAAGTATGGAACTTGGATCACTTAGATGCGATGCTAATGTTTCTGTTAGAAAAAAGGGTGAAACAAAACTTGGGACTAGAACGGAAACTAAGAACTTAAACTCATTTAAGGCGGTTGTGAAGGCGATTGAGTATGAAACAAACAGACAAATTGAAGTGCTTGAAAGTGGAGGGCGTGTAGTTCAGGAAACAAGACTCTGGGATGAGGAAAATGCAGTTACAAAGCCGATGAGAAGTAAAGAGGAAGCAATGGATTACAGATATTTTCCAGAGCCTGACTTGCCAGCGATTATCATTACTGAATCAAGACTTTCAAATGTAAAGGATGAAATGCCTGAATTTGCAGATGAGAAGGCAAAAAGATTTATTAATGAGTATAAATTGAATGAAATGGAAGCGGCTACTCTTTCATCAGAGCAGGAACTGGCTGAATATTATGAGCAAGTTGTAAAAGTTTCAGATGATGCAAGACTTGCGGCAAACTGGGTATTGACAGAAATTTTACGTGTATTGAAGGAAAAAAATATTTCTATTGAGGAATTTTCTGTTGAGCCTGAAAATATTGGAAAATTAATTAAATTGATAAAAGCTAATACGATTAGTTCAAAAATTGCAAAAGATGTGTTTGAAATATTGCTTTCAGAAAATAAAGATCCTGAAATTATCGTAAAGGAAAAAGGGCTTGTGCAAATTACAGATAACAGCGAAATTGAAAAGATTGTAGAGCAGGTACTGGCTGAAAATCCTCAGTCTGTGGAAGATTACAAGGCTGGAAAAAGCAATGCACTAAAATATCTTATGGGACAGTCAATGAGGCTTTCTAAAGGTAAGGCCAATCCGCAAATGATTAATGAAATGATTTTAGCAAGACTTGAAGGTTAA